From the Aquirufa lenticrescens genome, the window GCAGCCTACAAGTCGAGCAACGCGTGCGGCGATGCGTTTTTTATTGTCGAATTGTACCGTCCGCATGTAATAGGCTCCTTGGGCGTTGACTTTGCGAATGTACTGAAAGTATTTCTCCAAAGTAGCCTCCGGAGTAATGTTATAATAACCACTTTCCAGGTTAATGAAGTCTGGACTCAGCTTATATCCTCCGCGGATTCCCTCCCAAAAATCTTCGTCTGAAGCGAGTGATTCGACTGTTTGGGTTTTGGCATACGAAAACCAAGGCGCCGAAGCCCCCAAAAGTGTGCAGGCTTTAAGGAAAGTGCGTTTATTCATGGTAGAAAATTAGCAAAAAAATCACATTTTGCCCTTGAATAATGAAGAATGTGATTAAATTTGTTTTCCGCCTCATATTAGGCGATTACCTAGAACAATTTAACATAAAACTCATGATGAAAAGAAGAGATGCCATCTCTCAAATCGCCTTGTTGTTAGGGGGTGCTTTCACAGCTCCTACTTTAATGGCTATGGATGTGAGAAAAGGCAATACCTCCATCGTTGCAGCAGATTTTAGCCTAACAGATGCGCAACGTCAAATCGTCTCAGCTGTCGCTGAACATATTATTCCAAGAACGTCTACGCCAGGTGCTATCGATGCAGGTGTTCCCGCTTTCATCGAAATGATGTTAAAAGATTGCTACAAAAAACCAGAACACAACAGCTTCCTAAAAGGGGTGAGCGACTTAGCGAAAGCTAATTTCTTAGCACAACCTGCTGCTGGCCAAGTGGCGATGTTGACTTTATTAGAGGCGAACACAAAAGATTTAATGAAGAGCTATTCTCAGAAGCGAATCAAAGTGGGCGATAACGTAGATAAAGACACTTTAGAAGGCGCTAATGGCGTTCCTTTCTGGAGATTGATGAAAGAATTAACGCTTTTAGGATACTACACATCTGAAAAAGGCATTCAAGCTTCTTTCATCTACGAGCCAGTTCCAGGCAAATTTGAGTTGATTACGGATATGAAGCCGACTCAAAAATCTTTCGTGTATTAATCTGAAAAATTAGAAAAAATGAATCTGAATATAGATGCAATTAAAGGCCAAACGTTTGACGCAATCGTCATCGGATCCGGTATCTCCGGAGGTTGGGCTGCCAAAGAATTAACAGAAAAAGGCTTAAAAGTAGCAGTTTTAGAGCGTGGTCGCGAGATCAAGCACATCGAAGGCTACGAAACGGCGATGAAAAACCCTTGGGAATTTGATCACCGTGGTCGTCCTACGAATATGGCTGCTGAAGAATATTGGGCAGGTATGCGTACAGGCTACACACCCGCTGAAGAACACCGCTATTTATTCGAAAACGATAAGCAAAATCCTTACATCGAGAAAAAAGGGGGATTCGACTGGATTCGTGCATATCACACGGGAGGTAAATCTCTTTTGTGGGGTCGCCAAACATATCGTTGGAACCGCGAAGACTTCTTAGCGAACGAAAAAGAAGGTGTCGGTACTCCGTGGCCTATCGGCTATGATGATTTAGCTCCTTGGTATTCATATGTAGAGAAATTTGCAGGTATTTCAGGTCAAGCGGAAGGCTTAGACGTGTTACCGGATTCAGATTTCTTACCAGCGATGCAAATGACTGCTCCTGAAGTTCACTTCAAAAATGCAGTCAATAAGAAATTAGGCCGTCCAGTAACGGTAGGTCGTGTGGCTCACTTAACAAAGCCAGGCAAACAACATACAGACTTAGGTCGTTCTTCTTGTAACTACCGTAACAAGTGTATGCGCGGTTGCCCTTACGGCGCTTACTTCTCGTCATTATCAGCAACTTTACCTGCTGCGATGCGTACAGGTCGTTTAACGATGATTCACAATGCAATTGCTGCGGAGATCATTTATGATGAGTCTACGCAAAAGGCCAAAGGTGTTCGCGTAATCGATCAAAACACAATGGAGTCGAAAGAATATTTCGCAAAAATCATCTTCGTGAACGCGGGTGCAATCGGTTCTACATCGATTTTAATGAACTCGAAGTCGAATCGTTACCAAAACGGTTTAGGAAACGATTCAGATCAATTAGGTCGTAACATCATGGACCACCACTTAGGTGCGGGTGCAAGTGCAACAATCGAAGGTTTTGAGAAAGATTACATGTTCGGAAATCGTCCGAACGGTTTATATATTCCTCGTTTCCAAAACTGGGGCAAAGACAAGCGTTCTTATTCACGTGGTTTCGGATACCAAGGTGGCGCGAGCCGCGAAGGTTGGGGCCGTGGCGTAGGAGCAGATGGCTTCGGCGCTGAGTTCAAAGAGAGCTTAACACACCCGGGACAATGGACCGTAGGTTTTGGAGGTTTTGGAGAAATTCTTCCAAACCCAGAGAACCGTTTCGTTCTAGGTGCACAAAAAGATAAGTGGGGTTTACCGATCTTGGAATTCTCGGCAAGCTTTGGCCAAAACGAATTACAAATGCGTGAAGATATGATGAACGAGGCGGCAACTATGTTAGAGGCGGCTGGTTTCAAAAACATCAACGCATACAACAAGCAAGACACACACATTGGTTTAGGTATTCACGAAATGGGTACGGCTCGTATGGGTACATCCGTGAAGAACTCAATCGTTAACAAGCACAACCAAGTACACGAGGTTAAAAACGTGTTCATGACGGATGGTGCAGTGATGGCGTCTGCTTCTTGCGTGAATCCTTCCTTAACCTACATGGCGATGACTGCTCGTGCAGCTGACTTCGCGGTGAATGAGTTGAAGAAGAGAAATTTATAGTTCGCTTTGCGAACAGTAGACAGTGGTCAGTGGCCAGTTGTCAGTGATTTAAATAGGGTGGCAGATTCTGTCACCCTATTTTTATGGAATGTGGGTTTGCGGTACCTGAAGGCTGTATGGTGTAAAAATAAGCGCGAGGTATTGAGAGGGGTTTTCAGGTATTGACAGAAAGTGTCAATTCTCAGTAGACAGTGGTCAGTAGACAGTAGACAGTAGACAGTAGACAGTAGACAAAAAAGGTAGATTAGAAATTATCTACTCTGCAATTTCCTCATCCCTGGCTACTGACCACTGGCTACTGGTTACTACTAATTAAGAATAATCCTCATTGCAAAATAAAGCACCGACGGACACATCAAACAACCCAATCCGGTATAGAAAGTAGCAGTCATCGCGCCATAAGGAACCAGTTTAGGATCTGTTGCAGCTAGACCGGCAGCGGTTCCGCTGGTAGTTCCCATGAGTCCGCCAAAAATCATCGCCGATTGTGGTGTTTTCAAACCAATGTAAGGGGCGATTAGAGGGGTTCCAATGGTCACTAAAATCGATTTCACTACTCCTGCCGCGATACTGATGGCGATGATATCAGAACTTGCTCCTAAGGCAGTTCCGGTCACAGGACCTACGACGAAAGTACAGGCACCGGCACCGATAGTGGTAAGGCTTTCGGCGTCTGTGATTCCCATGGCATAGGCGATGATTACGCCGGCTGCGAAAGAGATGATGACGCCCAAAAACAAGGAAAGGACTCCGATGAGGCCGGTCTTTTTGATGATGGCGAAGCTGGCGCCCATCGCGGTAGAGACGATGGCGAAATCGCGGAACATAGGGCCACCTAGTAGATCAAAGCCGGAGAAACCGGGGATATCGGCAATCCCTTTTTTGCCCAAGGTTTCAAGGCCAGCGAAATAGGCCAAAACTAAACCCATGAAGATGGAAATAGCAGAGCCGGGGATTTTGCCGCGGGTGAGGGTTTTGGAGATTCCCTCCGAAAAATACATGATGAGGCCTGTTACGAGAAATGCGAAGACTAGGCCGTTTTTGTCGAGGAAGGTGATGATATATTCCATTAGTCTTTGGGCGCTAGTTTAGATAAAAAAGGCATTAAGGCGAGGCAAGCGATGACGGGAATGATACCTACCAAAAGAGCGAGTAGGCCGTTAGAGAAGGCGACACGGACGTTTTGGACGGAAGACATGGCCACGATGATGGGGATGTACATTTTGGACCAAAAGTTAACGCCCTCACCCATTTCGAGGTGGAAGAGGCCGCGTTTTTCGAGCTCGTTTTGAGATAAAATCAGGAAAAGCATCGCAAATCCGACGCCACCTACATTGGCTTGGATTCCCAAAAGACGACCGAGGGTTTCTCCCAGGATTTGGCCTGAAACGAAACAGGCAGCTAATAAGGCAACTCCGCGTAATAGCATATTAGTTTTTGATTAGGTTAACGACGTCTTTTTTCGTGACTTTACCCATCGCGTTGCGAGGCAATTCTGGCAAACGGTGGTAGGCCCGAGGGGTTTTATAAGCGGGCATTTGCTCACGCATCCAGGCATTTAAGGCTTTCGTGTCGAGGTCTTCTTTGCAGACGATGGCAGCGCTTACGAGCTCTCCCCATTCGTCATTTTCGACGCCTACGACGCAGCAATCATCGATTCCGGGGTAGGTTCGGAGGACTTCTTCGATTTCCAAAGCCGAAATTTTGTAGCCTCCTGACTTGATGATGTCGACGGAGTTTCGGCCCAAAATCCGGTAGCCTCCCAGCTCGTCCATCGTTGCGATGTCCCCAGTTTTGAAGAAACCATCCTTGGTAAATGATTCAGCTGTGGATTCTGGTTTTTGCCAGTATTCGTTGAAGACATTTGGCCCTTTGACCTGAATCTCTCCTATCTCCGTACCCGGAATAACGTTATCCTCTTCATCCGCTAAACGCACCTGAACGCCCGGAAGTGGATATCCCACGTGACCTGGAACGCGCGGACCGTCGTATGGATTACTCAAGGCCATCCCGATTTCGGTCATGCCATAACGCTCCAAGAGACTATGTTCGCTAATCGTCTTCCAGCGTTCCATCACAGAGACAGGCAGCGCCGCAGATCCCGAGATCATGAGTCTGAATTTGGACATAATGCGGGTCATCTCTTTTTGGTCCACCTCAGACAACGATTCCCAATGCGTAATCAACTTATAATAAATCGTGGGAACGGCCATGAAGACGTTCAACTGACCTTTTTTGAAAATATCGAACAGCGCTTCCGCCGAAAAACTAGGCAAAAACTGGCAAGTCGCCCCTGCCCAAAGCGAGCAAGAAACGATATTAATCACCCCGTGAATGTGGTGCAGCGGCAAAATACAGATCGAATAATCCGAGGAACTCCAACGCCAAGCATCGATCAAAGTCGAAATTTGGGCATTCAAATTCGCGTGCGTGGACACCACTCCTTTAGGCAAATTCGTCGTACCAGAGGTATAGAGCATCATGGCACGGCGGGAGTCAGGGAAAGTGGGCAGTAGACAGTGGTCAGTAGCCAGTGGACAGTCGTCAGTAGTCAGTAAGCGTAATCCTAGCTCTTCGCAGAGTGGATTTAGTAGTTCCTTGTATTCTGGACTCACGACCACAATGCTCGAGCCAGAATTCTCAATCGTATAGCGCAAAGAGGGCAACGGATAGGTCAAACAAAGCGGAACAGCGACGCCGCCAGCGCGCCAAATCCCCCACTGCACTCGCACATAATCAAAACCAGGGTTCACCATATAGGCAACTCGGGCTTCATTTAGGTCCGTATTTTTATCTAATAAGGTAGAAGCGAAGGCTTTCGAGGCATCTAAAAGCTGGGAATAGGTATAATTTGTACCATCCGAAATAATGGCTGTCTTCTCCAGGTGCTTCTCAGCTTGGGCAAAAATGGATATCATAGGGTTGAATAGGTTTGTTCAAAGATAGGAAATAAGTCGCGACTTTGTCGCTTAGTCGTCATGCGGACTTGGTCACGACTTTGTCGTTTAGTCAATGCTTCGCATTTTAGTCGTCACTGCGTGACTTAGTCGACTTCGTCTTAGTCGTCCTGCGGACTTGGTCAAAGGGTCGTCGCTATGTGACTAAGCCGCGAAGCGGCGACTAAACGACGCAGTCGTGACTAAATCGCGAAGCGATGACTAAGCCGCAAAGCGGCGACTAAACCTCGTAGAGGTGACTAAGCCGCGAAGCGGCGACTAAACGACGCAGTCGTGACTAAATCGCGAAGCGATGAC encodes:
- a CDS encoding gluconate 2-dehydrogenase subunit 3 family protein; its protein translation is MMKRRDAISQIALLLGGAFTAPTLMAMDVRKGNTSIVAADFSLTDAQRQIVSAVAEHIIPRTSTPGAIDAGVPAFIEMMLKDCYKKPEHNSFLKGVSDLAKANFLAQPAAGQVAMLTLLEANTKDLMKSYSQKRIKVGDNVDKDTLEGANGVPFWRLMKELTLLGYYTSEKGIQASFIYEPVPGKFELITDMKPTQKSFVY
- a CDS encoding FAD-dependent oxidoreductase, whose translation is MNLNIDAIKGQTFDAIVIGSGISGGWAAKELTEKGLKVAVLERGREIKHIEGYETAMKNPWEFDHRGRPTNMAAEEYWAGMRTGYTPAEEHRYLFENDKQNPYIEKKGGFDWIRAYHTGGKSLLWGRQTYRWNREDFLANEKEGVGTPWPIGYDDLAPWYSYVEKFAGISGQAEGLDVLPDSDFLPAMQMTAPEVHFKNAVNKKLGRPVTVGRVAHLTKPGKQHTDLGRSSCNYRNKCMRGCPYGAYFSSLSATLPAAMRTGRLTMIHNAIAAEIIYDESTQKAKGVRVIDQNTMESKEYFAKIIFVNAGAIGSTSILMNSKSNRYQNGLGNDSDQLGRNIMDHHLGAGASATIEGFEKDYMFGNRPNGLYIPRFQNWGKDKRSYSRGFGYQGGASREGWGRGVGADGFGAEFKESLTHPGQWTVGFGGFGEILPNPENRFVLGAQKDKWGLPILEFSASFGQNELQMREDMMNEAATMLEAAGFKNINAYNKQDTHIGLGIHEMGTARMGTSVKNSIVNKHNQVHEVKNVFMTDGAVMASASCVNPSLTYMAMTARAADFAVNELKKRNL
- the madM gene encoding malonate transporter subunit MadM is translated as MEYIITFLDKNGLVFAFLVTGLIMYFSEGISKTLTRGKIPGSAISIFMGLVLAYFAGLETLGKKGIADIPGFSGFDLLGGPMFRDFAIVSTAMGASFAIIKKTGLIGVLSLFLGVIISFAAGVIIAYAMGITDAESLTTIGAGACTFVVGPVTGTALGASSDIIAISIAAGVVKSILVTIGTPLIAPYIGLKTPQSAMIFGGLMGTTSGTAAGLAATDPKLVPYGAMTATFYTGLGCLMCPSVLYFAMRIILN
- the madL gene encoding malonate transporter subunit MadL, whose product is MLLRGVALLAACFVSGQILGETLGRLLGIQANVGGVGFAMLFLILSQNELEKRGLFHLEMGEGVNFWSKMYIPIIVAMSSVQNVRVAFSNGLLALLVGIIPVIACLALMPFLSKLAPKD
- a CDS encoding acyl-CoA synthetase — its product is MISIFAQAEKHLEKTAIISDGTNYTYSQLLDASKAFASTLLDKNTDLNEARVAYMVNPGFDYVRVQWGIWRAGGVAVPLCLTYPLPSLRYTIENSGSSIVVVSPEYKELLNPLCEELGLRLLTTDDCPLATDHCLLPTFPDSRRAMMLYTSGTTNLPKGVVSTHANLNAQISTLIDAWRWSSSDYSICILPLHHIHGVINIVSCSLWAGATCQFLPSFSAEALFDIFKKGQLNVFMAVPTIYYKLITHWESLSEVDQKEMTRIMSKFRLMISGSAALPVSVMERWKTISEHSLLERYGMTEIGMALSNPYDGPRVPGHVGYPLPGVQVRLADEEDNVIPGTEIGEIQVKGPNVFNEYWQKPESTAESFTKDGFFKTGDIATMDELGGYRILGRNSVDIIKSGGYKISALEIEEVLRTYPGIDDCCVVGVENDEWGELVSAAIVCKEDLDTKALNAWMREQMPAYKTPRAYHRLPELPRNAMGKVTKKDVVNLIKN